The nucleotide sequence CAGCTACCGCTGCCGTTCCCGTCAAGGACACCATCAAGCGCGTCGGGCCGGATGGGCTGGTGCTGGAAACGCTGGACCGCGCCGCGCTCTGGTCCATTCAGACGCCCCAGGTCTTCGCCTATGACCTCATCCTCGCTGCCCATCACACTATCGAACCGGCCTGGGACGCCACCGACGACGCCGCGCTGGTCGAGCGCGCGGGCCACCCCGTCGCCCTCTTCATGGGCGCGTATGAAAATATCAAAATCACCACTCCCGACGACCTGCTGATCGCCGAGGCCATGCTCAACCGTCTGGCAAAGAGTTCTGCGCTATCCGGCTGAATACTGCTGGTAGCGCCGCCGTTCCTGGCGGCAAGTCGGTTCGCTATTCAGCAAGAGTTGGCTTACTATCAATAAAGGCACGCGCTATGGCTATAAGAATTGGTATCGGCTACGACGTTCACGGCTTCACTGAAGGACGCCCGTTGGTGATTGGCGGCGTAGCAATCCCCCACGCGCGCGGGCTGGCGGGCCATTCTGACGCCGACGTGTTGATTCACGCCATCGTTGATGCCCTCCTGGGCGCGGCGGCGCTGGGCGACATCGGCAGCCACTTCCCCTCCAACGACCTACGTTGGAAAGATGCGCCCAGCCGCGCCTTCCTGAGCTACACCCGCGATCTGCTGGCGGCGCGAGGCTGGCGCGTGAGCAATCTCGACGCCGTAATCGTGGCCGAGCGCCCGAAGCTGGCCCCACATATTCCAACTATGCGCGCCGAACTGGCGCGTCAGTTAGAAATTGACCTGGAGCAGATCAGCGTCAAAGCCACCACCACCGATGGCCTCGGCTTTACCGGGCGCGAAGAAGGCATCGGCTGCTGCGCCGTCGTCCTCATCGAGCGCAGCTAGTCCGTGTACCCGCAAACAAGCAGCAGGCCATACAGGACGTGGAAACAATGCGCGCAAAACAGGAGTCCCAGATACCAGCCAGCAGGCTTCATGCTCGTGCAAACACGTCGGCAACCGTCATCGTAAAACCAGGAACCGCATCGTACCCTTCAAGCGTCTCTCCAACGCGCATAATGAGGCCAGGTCCGTCCTGGTCCCCTGGCCGCCAGACCTCTACCTCCCGACGTTTGGGCCACACAATCCACCCCAACCGTGAGCCAGCGGCAAGATAGCGTTTGATGTGCGTGCGCATCTTGGAACGAAACTGGCTCTTGCTGGCGATCTCCACGACAAAATCGGGGGCCAACCTGGGCGCGATCTCCTTTTCGTCGGCGGCGTCAATGATGGGGAGCAGTTGAGCGCGAACAAACGCCACATCTGGATGCCACACCGTCTCACCCTCGTCTCCAGGCTGGCTGAGATCATATTCGTATTGCTGCATCGTGACCCGCCCCAGGTCGCGGGAGTCCACCGAGGTACGCAACGCCATCGCTATGTTTAGCGCAATGACATCGTGCTTGCTATAATGCACGCCCAAAAGGAACACCAACCTTCCATTGGTGAGTTCGGTGCTGCCCCGTTCCACTTCTGGGAGATGGCAATACTCGGCTGCCGTCATCAAATCTCCCTCGTATTCTCGATAGTAGTGTTCCAGTGCCATAGCGCAGACCCTCTTTCCAGGGTGAGAACGTCGCTGCAAGGGCATTCTACCATGCGTCGGCCAAAACGGAAAAGGGCATGGCCTCTCGCGTTTTATGGCTAGACGATATGCCCGCAGCTCTGATGTACGCGCCTATCATTATGTCAGCCGTTCCCTTGAAGCGACGTGATATACTATTGAGAGGACATGCTATCAACCATACTCCAGATACCTCATCGAAGATGAGACACCTGATCAGCATGAGGATGACGTTTATGAAGGTTTTCAGACAAGAAAGGCTGCGCTGCGCCTGTCGTAAGGGCCTCGAAGTTGGGGCTTGACATGTCAGGCAGCAGGCCATCGAGAGACCTCATCTTCTGCTGATACTGCTTCCTCTGAAGGCTCCACTTCGCGGCCCGTCCCTTCCTCCATTCGTTCACAACGCGCTCTCAAGCGCAGGGGTATGCCCTGGGCCACGCATTGCAGAAGGAGTTAGCAGGAGTCTTATGCTCATTCATAACACAGAATCGGGACGCGAAGAAGTCTTTGAACCCTACGGTCTGCCCGTCAAAATGTACGTCTGCGGCCTGACGCCCAAGAACGACCCGCATATCGGCCACGCGCGCAACTTTGTCCTCAACGATGTCATCCGACGCTATCTGGAGTATCGCGGCTATCCCGTTCACTACGTCCAGAACTTCACCGACGTGGATGACAAGATCATCGCCGCAGGCATCCGCGAGGGCATCCCTGCGGCTGAGGCGGCCAGACGCTATATTGATGGCTATTTCGAGACCATTGACGCGATGAATGTGCGCCGCGCCGACCAGTATACCTATGTTACCGAATACATACCCAAGATCATCGCTATGGTGCAGCGTCTTATTGATCTGGGTCATGCCTATCAGGCGGGCGGCGATGTCTTCTACGCCGTCAACACCTTTCCTCGCTATGGACGGCTTTCGCACCAGCCCGAAGAAGAACTACTCATTGCCGGGGCGCGCGTGGAGCCAGACCCTAAGAAGCGCGATCCACGCGATTTTGCCCTCTGGAAAGCCGCCAAACCAGGCGAACCCTTCTGGGAGAGCCAGTGGGGGCCTGGCCGCCCCGGCTGGCACATCGAATGCTCGACAATGGCGTTGGATACATTGGGCGAGAAGATCGATATTCACGGCGGCGGCAGCGACCTGATCTTCCCACACCACGAGAACGAAATCGCCCAGAGCGAAGCGGCAACCGGCACAGCCCCCTTTTCTAAATATTGGGCGCATATCGGCATGCTGAACCTGGGCGAAGGCAAGATGGCCCACTCCGGGGTATTCATCCCGCTCGAGGAGATGCTCAAGAGGTATCCCGCGCCGGTCATTCGCCTCTATCTAGTCAGCCATCATTACCGCGCCCCCATCGCCTACAGCGAAGAGGCGCTGGCCGCAGCACAGCCACGCTGGCAGCGCTACGTGGAGACGCGCGCGAACCTGCTGCGGCTCATCCGCCGCGCCGAGGAAGCGCAAACTGCCCAGGGGAGAACGAATGCTGCCCAGGCAACAACCAGCGCAGCCGTCCCATTGGACGAGGCACGCGAAGCGTTCATCGCGGCGATGGACGACGATTTCAACACCTCCGGCGGGCTGGCGGCCATTGATAACCTGCTGCGCCGAGTCAACGAGTATGCCGCCTCCCTCGGTGGCGGCGAACTGACGCCGGAGGCGCTGGCAACTTTGCGCGCAGCAGTAGCTCTGCTGGATGAACTGCTGACTGACGTGTTGGGTATCCAGATTGAAGCCGAAAGTGGAGAACAGATCGCCCCGGCGCTGCTGGCCGAGATCGAGGCGCTCATCGCCAGCCGCAGCGAGGCGCGCCGCTCCAAACAATGGGCCGAAGCCGACCACATCCGCAAAGACCTGGAGGAGCGCCTCAACATCGTCTTGAAAGATCATGCCCAGGAAACCACCTGGGAGTTCAAGTCATAGACAACTGGACAGAACAGCAATGGCAGAGTATATCTGGGGGCGCAATCCAGTGCTGGAAACACTGCGCTCAAGGCGGCGCGTCTATCGGCTCCTGCTGGCCGAAGGCGGGCGCGACGCCGGTCTCACGGATATTCTGCGCGAGGCCGAGCGGCGGCGCGTCTCGATTGAATACGCGCCGCGCCGCCGCTTAGACGAACTGACACGCGGCGCAGTTCATCAGGGCTGCGTCGCTTTGGCTGCCCCGCGCGAGTATGCCACGATTGAAGAGATACTGGCATTGGCTGAGCAGCGTGGTGAGCCGCCCCTGCTGCTCATCCTCGACGCCATTCAGGACATTCAGAACCTGGGGTCGCTGCTGCGCACCGCCGAAGCCGTCGGCGCGCATGGCGTGATTATTCCCGAACATCGCGCCGCCGGTTTGACGCCTGCTGTGGATAAAAGTTCTGCCGGGGCAGTTGAGCATCTACTGGTGGCGCAAGTCACCAATCTCACTCGCACCGTGGACGCCCTGAAAAAAGGCGGCGTCTGGGTCGTGGGGTTGGCCGGAGAAGCCGCCCAGGATTACGACCACGTTGATCTGGACAGACCACTCGCGCTCGTCGTTGGCAACGAAGGCAAAGGCATTGGGCGGCTGCTGCGCGAACACTGTGATTTTCTGGTGAGGCTGCCAATGCGCGGCAAGGTCAACTCGCTCAATGCCGCCGTCGCTGGTTCCATTGTCCTTTACGAAGCCTGGCGTCAGCGAGAGAAGCATGCCGACGGCTAAGGAAGCAGCACGAACAGCCCCAGGCGGCAATCTACCTGATCAGATCAGGCTATTTGGGGGTTTCATCCAGCAGGTTCATAGCGGTCTTTACAACGGTGGACTGACTGTTGCTCGGCGAATCGTTTGTTATCCAGAGAACCGCCGTTGGCGAAACAGACACGGCCAGCGGGTTAGTAATCCAAGAATTCAGCGAATGGCTGCCACCAGGGGTATTACCCGATACATCATACAGGTAATAATCGTCTTTGCTAATTTTCCAGACTACAAAGGTTGCGCCTGTCTGGAGATCGGAGACCGTAGAATTAGTTTTTGAGATGGCCGTCTTAGAGGTAGGATCGAGATCAAGGCGGCCATCCAGGTTTTCGCTCCAGATGACGCCTGTCGGCTGGCTGTTGTTCGCATTCCCATTGCCCGCCGTCGCTGTGCTTGTGGCTTGAGCCGTGGGTGATGGGGTTGGTTGATCGGCTGGCGTGCCAGCGTCCGGCAAGGGAGCCGCCTCCAGCCAGATCAGTTTCCCCGCGACGATCTTGGGCGAGAAGGAGGCGCCATTGGTCGTCACCTCTTCCTGCACACCGCCCGGAGCCAATCGCCAGATATTGCCACGCAGCGTGCCATCAGGGTCGTGCCACTGCTCATCCCAATACCCCGTGATTTTACCTGTCGCCGGATCGGCCACCGCCGTCGGGTCAGCGATCAGGTGTCCAAGCTGTGATGCTGTCGCAATCACCGACCGCGACTCTGTACCCTCCAGGGTGAGGTCAAGTGAGACGAGCTGCCCTTGTCCATTCGCCAGTTCCTCAGCCAGCAGCACCGTCGCGCCAAGAGCATACACACCATGAAGCGTTGTGACCGCGCCATCCGGCCTGGCGTCTGCGTCATTCCCTTGCAGCAGGCGCAGCGTCTGAGCGGCCCCTGGCAGAGCTGGCGATAGCTGGGTAGCGTCCAGTTCCCAATGATTGCCCGCGCTTTGATCGCCCTGCGCCCAAAGCACCCAGCTTCGCGCCCAGCCTTCCAGTGTCAGCGGCCCGGCAACCGGCGCGGACAGCAAGGCCGTACTTCTTTCGGTCTGGCGGTTGAGTTCCTCAAGCATCCATTTGCCGCTGGCATTATACGCCGCGTAAATGATATACCGCCCATCGGCGCTGGCTGTCGCGTCCGCCACCAGCGGATAGGCTGGATCGGGGGAATAGAAAGAGGGAAGAGAATCAGAGCAATGGATAATACAAGTAGTACTAGTAGTCCCTATACTGCCTGGGCTGCGCAGCAGTTGGAAGAGTCCTATGCTCAGCCCAAAAGCCAAGACCAGGAACAGGGCGGTCAGCGCCGCGCCGTAGCGCAGGGCAAACGCGCCAGTTGGACCCATCTGGCGGCGCATGGGCGCCACACGCGCCCGCCGTTCCATGACAGCCCGGCGCAGCGCCGGAAGATAGAAGACATCGGTCATGCCAGGAACAACAACCTTCGCTGGCTTCTTTCGAGGGGCAGCCTGGGCGCGCTCGGCGGTCTGCTGTTCTTCCGCCTGGACAGCAGCCATCACACGGGCGTAAAAATCAGGAGGGGGGGCCAGTTTGGGCAGCGAACGCAAGGTTTCACCAATAGCGCGAAACTCCGCAACGCTTACACGGCATTCCGCGCATTCCCTTAGATGCGCTTGCAGTGCAGCGTTTTCGCCGGGCGAGAGGTCATCTCGCCGATAAGCAGCTAGAAGCTGTCGCGCCTGCTTGCACGTCATAGACCATCCACCTCCTGTTGATAGAGCGCAATAAACCGCTCGCGCGCTCGCATCAACCGCATCTTAACCGCCGACGGGCTAATTTTGAGAACATCGGCAATCTCGTTACACGAGAAGCCTTCATGTTCATATAACAGCAAGCAGGTTGCGTATTTCACAGGTAACTTGCCCAACACGTTATCTACAATTTCACGATCAGCTACGCGCTGCTCAAAGCGCCCACCATTATAACCCGCGCCATCATAGAGACTTGCCGCGCTGGAGAAGCCTTCCTCAGCGCCCCCCCCGCCAGGTTCCCCGGAGAGCGTCCCGACACCGGCCCCCACTCCCCGGTCTTCGTTGAAGAGCGAAAGCGGCAGCCAGGCAATCAAACGCTTGCGCCGCAGCGAATCCGTCGCTGTATTGGCCGCAATGCGATAAAGCCAGGACGAAAGGGCGCCAGCGTGAATCTTCGTTCCCCCAGCCAATGCTTTATATGCTTTGACAAAGACATCCTGCGATAGATCGTATGCTTGCTCACGATTGCCAACGAGCCGAAAGACAAAGTTAATAATCGGTGTTTGATAACGCTGGAACAGCATTTCAAAATCGGAGAGATCGATCAGATCATCACCGGGCGCGCCTGGAGCCTCATCCTCCTCAGTGGTTTCTTCCTCCTCGTCCTCATCTTCAGCGTCGTCCTCAGCGCCTCCCATACTCACAGAGCCGGTTTCAGCCACGCCTATCCCTGTGCGCGGCCTGCCCGCTCTGCACTCATCTGATTCCCCAGTACCACTCAGTTCAGTTGTTTCCGCCACCGTCTCCAGCAGCTCTGGCTGCGCCATCTCTGCGTCTCCAGCGGCATCGCCGTTGGCTGCGCGGGCAGCCAATGCTCTGCCCGTTTCAGGCGAGCGCCCTCCAGGGCTAGATACTATCTGAGCTTTCGATCCTTCACCAGGTCCGTCAGCATCGCTCAAGTTGAAGAAACGAATGAAAGACTCCATCAGTTACACCTGCGACGGAATTGCGCCGTCATTGCCTTAAAAACCCCTCCCGCTCTCCATCATCCCTGTGCTACACATTCCCCTCATATGAGGATACCCTCATCCCCAGCATCGTGCTATGGCAAGGCTCACAGCGGCAGAAGCCACTGTGAGGCCAGACCATCCCCGCCTCTCTGGCAACATCCCTATTGTCGCACAAATGGAAAAGTTTGCCAACGCAGCGCATGCTCGTCTGGATGCTTTATTAAGAGAAGCGCGGAAAGCATGGCGCTCAACAGAAACGCACGAAGCGTTCCAACCATTATCTCCCTATCATCTTCCCGCATAGCTGCTCTCTTGCTCCTCTTCTCTTGACAGTACCGCCTGGCGCACTGTAGCATCTCTCAATGCTGGATCATCGCCAAGGAGTCTGCCCATGCCGCTGCTTATCGCTATTCTGCTGAGCCTGGCAGGTTTGCTCGTCCTGCTGGCCTTGTTGTTTCTCTTGTTCACCTGGCGTCAGGCATGGAAACTCACCCACCCCCTGCGCAAGCCGCTCAGTCGCACGCCTGCCGATCTCGGTGTGGCTTTTGAGGACGTTACTTTCCAGACAGAAGATGGCGTTACCCTCTCTGGCTGGTTTATTCCGGCGCGCAACGGACGGACCATCATTGGTTGTCACGGCATCCTTGATAACCGCGAACAACTGCTCGAACCCACCGTCATCCTGACCAGGCAAGGCTACGGTTTTCTGCTCTATGACGCGCGCGCTCACGGCAAGAGCGGTGGCAGGCACAGCACCTACGGCTACAATGAGACCAAAGATGTGGCTGCCGCCGTCGCCTATCTTGAGGCGCGGCCCGATGTAGACCCGCAGCAATTGGGCATTCTCGGCAATTCGTTGGGAGGCATCACCGCCATTCGCGCCGCGACGAGCCTCCCGCAGCTTCGCATCCTGATCGCCGAAAGCACCCTCGCCGATTTTGCCAGCGACATCGGCAAAGCCTTTACACGCTTTACCCATCTGCCCGCCTTCCCCTTTGCCCCTCTGACCATCTTCTGGGGCGAGCGCATCACGCGCATTGACCTCAAGGCCATTCGCCCGGTGCGCGATATTGCCGCGCTTGCGCCACGCCCTATCTTTCTCATCTCGGACCTGCTTGACCAGATCGTAGATGAGCCGTTTGATGGCGAACTGCTCTACGCCAGCGCGGGCGAGCCAAAAGAACTCTGGCAACTGCCCGATTGCCATCATGTACAATGCTTCCCCACGCATCCCGAAGCCTATATCAGCCGTGTCAGTGCTTTTCTGGAGAAAGGCTTCGCGCCGAAGCAAGCGCCAGACGAGCGCGGTGACTGACGCATCGCGGCTTGCATCAACGTGCTTTGGCGTCCTATGTTTCACGTGAAACACTATTGGCCTATTTGTACGCTAACGTGACAGGTGTGCTAGACTAACCGTTGGTATAAGAGACAAACTAATTGAGGAACCAGGCCAGGCCCAGGCTAACGCATATGCCGCGCTTGCCTTGTTGGCCCAGCTTTTGCAGACCTATTTCACTGGTATTTCGCCCTAATTTCGCGTTCATCTAAGGAGCTTGAGGAATCTATGCCCACTCGCGCAAAAGTAGCCGTCTTAAAAACACAGCCTGAAACCGTTCTGGAAGACTATGGGCGGCTGATGCAGCTTGCCGACTTCAAGCAGGGTCTCGATCCGGCCAGCACCACCATTCTGAAGGATAATATCTCCTGGCATTTCCCTTTTCCTGCCGCCAACACCACGCCCTGGCAGATGGAAGGCGTCGTGCAGGCGCTGCGCTCCGGAGGCTACCAGGACTTGACCTGTGTACAGAACAAAACCGTCGTTACTAACGCCTTCAAGGGCGAAGACCTCAATAACTACATACCCCTCTTCCGTAAGTACCAGATTCCGGTTCTCTATAATTTCAAGCCGGAAGATATGGCCTGGGTGAAGTACGAGCCAAAGCATAAGATGCTGGTGCTGGACCAGATTTTCTCGGAAGGCATCTCCATTCCCGATTACTTCTTTGGCAAGAACATCGTCCACCTGCCAACCATGAAGTGCCACATCTATACCACCACCACGGGCGCGATGAAGAACGCTTTTGGTGGCCTGCTCAACACCAAGCGTCACTATACCCATAGCTGGATTCACGAGACGCTGGTGGACCTGCTGGCAATCCAACAAGAGATTCACAAGGGCATCTTCGCCGTCATGGATGGCACGACAGCAGGTAATGGCCCCGGCCCGCGCACCATGTTCCCGGTCATCAAAGACTATATCCTTGCCAGCGCCGATCAAACTGCCATTGACGCTGTGGCCGCCTGGATGATGGGCTTCGACCCCATGGCCCTGAAATACATTCGCCTGGCGCACGAGAACGGGCTGGGCGTGGGCGACATGAATGAGATCGAGGTCGTTGGGGCTGACATCTCTGCCGAGCGATGGGGCTTTACCGTCGGCGACAACCTGGCAAGCCGCGCTGGCGATCTGCTCTGGTTTAGCCCGCTCAAGAGCATTCAGAACTTCTTCTTCCGCACTCCACTCGTCAATATCTTTATCCTGGGGTCGGAAACGTATCATGACTACTATCGCTGGCCGCTGAAAGATCGGCGCGTCTTCGAGCGATGGCTGGCAACCACCCATTGGGGCCATCTGTTCCAGCAATATATGACTTCCAGCGAACCAGCCCCCGCGCGCAGCGCCTGACATTGCTCATCTTCAGGATAAAACAACTTGAATCCAGAGGATTTTGCGTGTACAATCTCCTGGGCTGAAAGCCTAGAGAGTATGCCGAAACCATCCATTTACCCACGGCGCGTGTAGTAGAAAACGAGAGGAGCTACCACCAGATGGTTGCCTTCCCGGTTATGATGGTTCACTGAGGCGGCATGGGGAGCGAGCGTTTAGTCAACCAGGAAATAGAAGATGAGAGCCTGGCAAAGCGGGTGGCCGAAGGAGACGCCGTTGCGCTTGAGCAGCTCTATGACCGCTATGGGCAGCCGGTGTACTCTCTGGCGCTGCGCATCGTGCGCGATCCAGAGACCGCCGAAGAGCTGACCCAGGAGGTCTTTGTGCGGCTCTGGCGCTACGCGGCTACCTACGACGCGACACGCGGTCGTTTCTCCGGCTGGCTTCTTGGCATCGCGCATAACCTCTCGTTGAACGAAGTGCGCCGTTGGCAGAGCCGCCCACAAAAAGCGGACCTCCCAACCGATGATGACGAGCGCCCGTATGACCTCGTAGACGAATCAGCCGACTCCGCAGAGGCTGCCTGGCTCAACATCCAGCGCGAGGCCATTGTAGGGGCGCTCAAGCAGCTTCCTGAGGCGCAGCGCCTCGCTATCGAACTGGCGTTCTTTGGAGGCTACACGCATTTGGAGATCGCTAACATGCTGGGCGATCCACTTGGCACAATCAAGAGCCGCATTCGTATCGGCATGCAGCGGCTCAAGCAGCTTTTGTTGGCGCAGGGCATCGAGGCGGAATAACCCATGTCTGAGAGACTGAACCAATTGAATACCCATGTAGCGGACCAGATCGACGCCTATGCCCTGGGTATACTCGAAGATGAGGCGGTTGCTCAGGTAGAAGCGCACCTGGAGGGCTGCTCCGATTGTCAACGGCTGCTCCGCCAGGCGCAAACAGTCGTTGCGTTCCTGGCGCTCGCCCCCAGGCAGGTTCAACCACCAGCCAGGCTCAAACAGCGTATCCTGGCGCGCATCGCGCAAGAGGAGCGAGGCGGTAGTCCACCAGCGTCTGCCGCTACGCTCGACCCAACCACTGCTGCCGCGCTTCCCGACATCACGCCAGAGCGCCAGGGGATGATGGAGGCATTGCGCCATTTCTTCTCTGGCCGCAGAGGCACGCAAACCCCAGGCGCGGAGGCTCCCGACGAGCAGCATCAGCTTCAGAATATTTTGCGGCTGCTGCGCTCGCCGCATCCTGCGGTCTGGGAATTGCCCGGCACAGCGGAAGCGCCCCAGGCGCGCGCGCGTTTGCTTGGCTCGCCAGCAGAGCAAATGGCTGTCCTGATCGTGAGCGGCCTGGAGCCGCTGCCTCCAGAGCGCGATTATCAACTCTGGTTCTTGCGCGAAGGCAAGCCGGAGGGCAGCGCCGTCTTTGATGTGCAGCGCAGCGGCGAGGGGCAGATACTCGTGCACGCGCCGCGCCAGCTTGGGCAATATGATCTGGCCGCCATCACGCCCGAACCCGCCGGAGGCAGCCCCGGCCCTACCGGCCCGATCATCATTGCCGGAGAGATCAAAGCCGCCTGACACCAGCGAGCGTTCGCTGGTGTCAGGCTTCTCCACGTCACTAGCCTATCCCTGTACCCGTTCCTGCGACGCTTGCCGCCTGTTTTTGCTGCTTCCGCCTGCGCAGTTTGCGCCACGCCCAGCGAATGAGCAGCGCGAACAGCGCCACCAGCAGGATCAACAGAATCAGCGCCACGACTGGAACGATGACCGCCAGGACCACCAGGCCGATCACGGCAACATCTTCAATAATGCTGACGACAGGATTGCCCACGCCTGCGGTTGTCGCCGTCACCACCGGGCGCGAGAGCGCCTTCACCCCATGCATACCACCAGCGAGGGCAGCCCCGATGATAGCCGCCACTACGCCGTTGTTGACACTGACCAGGTTATCCGTGTTGGCAAAGATTAACCCGCCCATAACCGGGCGAATCACTGTATGAATAATATCGCTCACATGATCGACCGCTGGAACCTTATCGGCCACAATCTCCAGAACGGAAAGGACACCCAGCGCACCCAACACCAGGGGATTCGTGAGGATTTCATAGCCATGTTCAAGCGGCACCACACCAGCAATCACCGCGATCCCCAGGGCAAAGAGCGGGAGATAAGCGCGCAGCCCCGATGAAGAACTCAGCACTACGGAAGCAATCGTTGTTGTCGTTATTGAGAGTGGGTCCATATTTTAATCCTTACCTCGCGGCCTGGGCCTCGGTGTATTAGGTGGTGGGCGCAGGCGAGACATTGGCCTGGGCTGCGCAGAGCCAGGCGTCATCCCCCTGGCTGGAGCGCCTGGCGGATTGGTTCCACCAGGCTGACTTCTCCGAGGATTGAGCTGCCTGCCCTTATCAAAAGGCTGCCCTTCTCGTTCAAGGCGGCGCTGTTGCCAGGGCGACACAGGAGGTGGGGGCGCTTCAGAGACAAACGGAGAATATTCTGGCCGCATGAATGGCAGCAGCGCCGGATCCATCTCTGGCGCATCGTCGGCATCGGGTAAGAGCGCCTGCTCCCGCGCGTCTAGCATCGTTTGCAGCGCCTGGGCAGTCTTTGCTCTCCCGACAACGCTTGTCACCGAACTGCTGATAGCGACCACGATCAACAGGTAGATGAGGTACAGAATCAGATTCACAATGATCAAAAGAATGATATGCGCTACCTGCGTTGACACCGGCAGGCGCGAGACAATAAAGTTAGAAAGTACAGTAGTGGGGCTGGCCTTGTTGATGGCAGCAAACACTAAACGTAAGATCAGATCGATCACTTCGGTCACGCCAGCGGCTACCAGTCCGACAAAGGCTCCAGCAGAGGGTTGATGCCCATAGTCAGCGAGATCGAGCCAGCGCGCCGCAAGCACGCCAGAAAAAAGGCCCAGCCCAAAAAGCAAGGCCAGTGCCAGGTAGGCAGCAAGGACGGGGAAGCTGAGAGAAGAGAGAACCAGCCCAATAGACAGCGCGGCGCCAAACCCGCCAGCCACCAGGCCAGCAAGCATCTTCAATGACATAGGATGTCCCCCCTTGCCTCCGATCTCCTCCCATCCAAGCGTCCAACCTTTGGCTGTTATCCGGCAAGATGCTTGGCGATCAGCATTCGCTGCACCTCGCTGGTGCCTTCGCCAATCTCATGCGCTTTGACATTGCGATAGTAGCGCGAGACAGGATATTCATCCATAAAGCCATAGCCGCCGTGAATCTGCACAGCCTGGTCGGCGGCTCGTTTGGCTGCTTCGGAGGCAAAGAGCTTTGCCATCGCCGCCTCTTTACTATAAGGTCGTTCCTGCATATGCAGCCACGCAGCCTTATAATACATCAGCCGCGCAAGCTCGATCTCCATCGCCATATCGGCCAGCTTAAATTGGATCGCCTGGAAGGCGCTGATGGGCTTGCCGAACTGCTGGCGTTCACGAGCATATTTCAGCGATTCATCCAGGCACGCCTGCGCCAGACCCACACTCATGGCCGCAATTGCCACGCGCCCGCCGTCCAGAATCTGCATAAACTGACGAAAACCTTCGCCACACTGGCCCAGCGTCTGCTCTGCCGGTACCTGGCAATCCTCAAAGGAGAGTGGACGGGTGTCTGAGGCGCGCCAGCCCATCTTTTTGAGCGGCTTGCCAATATGATACCCTGGCGTTCCCTGGTGAACGATGATATTGGTCACTTCCGGGCGGCCATCGGGCCGTCGTCCGGTGGCTGCCGCAATCGTCACGCCTGCGGACATATCCGTACCGGCGTTCGTAATGAACATCTTGGACCCATTGATACGCCACTGCCCGTCGCGCAGTTCCGCGCGCGTCTGCGTGCTGCCGGAGTCGGACCCCGCGCCTGGCTCGGTCAACCCGAACGACCAGAGTTGTTTGCCCTGGACCAGCGGCGGCAGATAACGC is from Ktedonobacterales bacterium and encodes:
- a CDS encoding alpha/beta hydrolase, which encodes MPLLIAILLSLAGLLVLLALLFLLFTWRQAWKLTHPLRKPLSRTPADLGVAFEDVTFQTEDGVTLSGWFIPARNGRTIIGCHGILDNREQLLEPTVILTRQGYGFLLYDARAHGKSGGRHSTYGYNETKDVAAAVAYLEARPDVDPQQLGILGNSLGGITAIRAATSLPQLRILIAESTLADFASDIGKAFTRFTHLPAFPFAPLTIFWGERITRIDLKAIRPVRDIAALAPRPIFLISDLLDQIVDEPFDGELLYASAGEPKELWQLPDCHHVQCFPTHPEAYISRVSAFLEKGFAPKQAPDERGD
- a CDS encoding DUF362 domain-containing protein; this translates as MPTRAKVAVLKTQPETVLEDYGRLMQLADFKQGLDPASTTILKDNISWHFPFPAANTTPWQMEGVVQALRSGGYQDLTCVQNKTVVTNAFKGEDLNNYIPLFRKYQIPVLYNFKPEDMAWVKYEPKHKMLVLDQIFSEGISIPDYFFGKNIVHLPTMKCHIYTTTTGAMKNAFGGLLNTKRHYTHSWIHETLVDLLAIQQEIHKGIFAVMDGTTAGNGPGPRTMFPVIKDYILASADQTAIDAVAAWMMGFDPMALKYIRLAHENGLGVGDMNEIEVVGADISAERWGFTVGDNLASRAGDLLWFSPLKSIQNFFFRTPLVNIFILGSETYHDYYRWPLKDRRVFERWLATTHWGHLFQQYMTSSEPAPARSA
- a CDS encoding sigma-70 family RNA polymerase sigma factor, producing MGSERLVNQEIEDESLAKRVAEGDAVALEQLYDRYGQPVYSLALRIVRDPETAEELTQEVFVRLWRYAATYDATRGRFSGWLLGIAHNLSLNEVRRWQSRPQKADLPTDDDERPYDLVDESADSAEAAWLNIQREAIVGALKQLPEAQRLAIELAFFGGYTHLEIANMLGDPLGTIKSRIRIGMQRLKQLLLAQGIEAE
- a CDS encoding anti-sigma factor; the encoded protein is MSERLNQLNTHVADQIDAYALGILEDEAVAQVEAHLEGCSDCQRLLRQAQTVVAFLALAPRQVQPPARLKQRILARIAQEERGGSPPASAATLDPTTAAALPDITPERQGMMEALRHFFSGRRGTQTPGAEAPDEQHQLQNILRLLRSPHPAVWELPGTAEAPQARARLLGSPAEQMAVLIVSGLEPLPPERDYQLWFLREGKPEGSAVFDVQRSGEGQILVHAPRQLGQYDLAAITPEPAGGSPGPTGPIIIAGEIKAA
- a CDS encoding DUF4126 domain-containing protein produces the protein MDPLSITTTTIASVVLSSSSGLRAYLPLFALGIAVIAGVVPLEHGYEILTNPLVLGALGVLSVLEIVADKVPAVDHVSDIIHTVIRPVMGGLIFANTDNLVSVNNGVVAAIIGAALAGGMHGVKALSRPVVTATTAGVGNPVVSIIEDVAVIGLVVLAVIVPVVALILLILLVALFALLIRWAWRKLRRRKQQKQAASVAGTGTGIG
- a CDS encoding acyl-CoA dehydrogenase family protein, which translates into the protein MDFSLSDEQMEIQRTARAFAEEVIQPRAEEMDRTGEFPYDIVRQMGELGLLGLPFPEEYGGAGADFLSYCLALEEIGRGDASVAITMEAHVSLGCMPFALFGTEEQKQRYLPPLVQGKQLWSFGLTEPGAGSDSGSTQTRAELRDGQWRINGSKMFITNAGTDMSAGVTIAAATGRRPDGRPEVTNIIVHQGTPGYHIGKPLKKMGWRASDTRPLSFEDCQVPAEQTLGQCGEGFRQFMQILDGGRVAIAAMSVGLAQACLDESLKYARERQQFGKPISAFQAIQFKLADMAMEIELARLMYYKAAWLHMQERPYSKEAAMAKLFASEAAKRAADQAVQIHGGYGFMDEYPVSRYYRNVKAHEIGEGTSEVQRMLIAKHLAG